TCCCTTCATGACGAACGGGGCATGCCATACCTGAAGGAACCGCTTTCCTTTCCCCCAAAAAAACTCCACCAGCTTCCCCCCTACGCCAAGACGCATAAGGAGCTTGAGCTGGCCTCCCAGCTGGGGGACGCAGATTCCAGCGTACAGTTGGGCGAGCTGTGGAAGGAGGAACTGGCCAATACACAGGATTCCGTAGGGAAGGCCCACGAAGCGCGGGAAAATATGCGCGTATGGTACAGGCAGGCGGCGGAGGAAGGCCATCCCCTGGCCAGGCTGCGCCTGGCCCAGATGGAAAACCCGGACTTAATGGACAAACCGTCCGCAGAACCCGCCAGAACGCTGTTGAATGACTGCCTGGCAAAAGCCGCCGCAGGAGATTTTATCACGCTGAAAGGAATTTCCGAATACGCCACGCCGGAACAGTGGGAACAGCTGACTGCCGCCCTCCGCAAAAAAGCTCAGAGGGGGGACGCCCGCAGCCAGGCAGACCTGGCATACCTGATGTTATTCAGTTACAGGAGCGAAGAATCCGGCTATCCGGAAGCTCTGGCCTGGGCCCGCCTTTCCGCCGGACAGGGAGATCCCTGCGGCATGTACGTGCTCGGCCGCGCCCTCATTTATGAATTCGGCCTGGAAAAACGCATGGCCGAGGGGGATTCCTGGATGTTCCGGGGAGCCTTGAAAGGCCATGTGGACGCGGCGGACATGTGGAGTTCCAATAATGAGAACCTACAGCCTTACAGCGCCATGATGCACGGTTTGGCGGCACGGGGGCATATTCCTTCCCTTCTTTTCCTGGCCAACCAGACAGCCTATCCCCAGAATACGGGGGAGACGACGATCCTGGGCAACGGTTCCCCTTCCGCCTACCAGCAGGTCAAGCTGACCCTGAACGGCGGGGACGCCAGCACTCCGCCGTGGCTCCGGAAGCCGGAACAGAAAGGTAAGGAGGAAGATGCTCAAGCGGATGCCGGAGCCGTTCCTCCCTGGATGACCCCGTCCGGCAGGGAACGCCAGGCTCCGGCCCCGAAAACCATCAATCCGGAAGCCGTGAAATTTTGGGAACAGGCCGTAGAACTCGGCAGCCTGACAGCTCTGGACGAGCTGGCCAATTATTATGAAACCGTGGCCGGGAATGTTCAGGAGCCTGCGGAACGGCAGCAGCTCCTGGCCTCTGCCATGACGGCGGCCACCGCCCTGGTGAAAAAGGAGGACGTACGCGGATTCAAGAGGCTGGCCCGCTATTACGAACTGGGCATCGGCGTGCAGCCGAACAGGGAGCTGCACAAGGATTATGTGCTGAAAGCCGCGGAAACCAGAGACCCGGAGGCTCTGGTGGAGAAAGCTCGCCTGCTTATCAAGGGAGAGGATATGGAGCCGGATCCGAAAATGGCGCTGAACATTCTGACCGACCTGGAACAGAACCAGACGCATGCGGTGTCCGGCATGCATTTCCTACTCGGCTACTTGCATGAAGAAGGTCTCGGCACCCCGCAGGATATGGCGCTGGCCTATCAGTTTTACGTCAAGGGTGCGGAGCAGGACGACGCCAAGTGCATGAACAACCTGGGGTCCATGTATGAACGTGGAACCGGCGTAGCCAAGGACTTGTCTGAAGCCCGAAAGTGGTATGAACGGGCGGCGGAGCTGGGTAATGAAGACGCCCTCGCCAATGTGGAGCGGGTGAGGGAAAAACTCAACATGAAGAAAAAATAGACTCTTTTCCCGCTCCGGGAATACCACGGAATGGCGGTGGAGCACAAAGCTTTGGCCGAAGATTTTCCTGCAGCCGGCAGAAAAGCGCGCAAAGCGGGCGCGATTTTTTTAAGCGGCCCCTTCCTGTTTCAAGGTAAGCAAATGCCTTTGAAATTCGCGCGTCTTTACAAATAGCCGTCCGTCGCGGCACGGATACGAGAAACGCCTTCATCCGGGCCATGCCGCGCCGGGCTGGGAGGGCTCTCTCCAAAAACGGAAGCAGGAACAGAAGTTTTTCAGAAAAGGCGTACCCGAAGTTATTCCCGCGTCACTTTCAACCGCAGAAACCGGCGTTCCATCCCGCTTTCCCGTACGGGTTCCGCATCCCAAAATTCGGCGGCCGTCTTTCCGGCGGTTTCCACTTCTCCCAGGGAAATCCAGTCGGCCAGGTCCGTGGAGGCTTCCACCTCATGCTTCACGTCCGTCGCCTGCGGATTCACAGGCCAGCGCAGCACCAGATGCATGCATCCGTCCTCTCCCTCTTCCAATGTTACTTTCGTAACGCTCCCGCAGGGTTTCAGCGGATCCTGCCCCGTGGCGTATTTCATCAGGTTGGTGATGCCATCCCCGGCAGGAACGGCATCCATAGCCGTCCGGTCCGCGGCAGCATCCGGCGGGAAGGAGTCCTGCACCCACTTGTCGTAGCCCGTCAGTTCGGCGCCATCCTGCGTTATGGTGACGGAGCATTCCTGTTTGTCGGAAGAACGGAAGATTACCGTTCCGGACCGTCCGGCGGCGGATTTGTTTTCCGCTGCCGTCAACATGACCGTAGTACGGCCGATCCCTGAAACGGCGGAGGCGGAAATCCAGTCCGGACAGTCTGCAACCACCCAGCCAAGAGTTTCCTCTTCCGACTGCACTTCCACCGCCACGGCGCCGCCCCCGGCAGGGATGGTTTCCCCAGCAGAAGAAAGGGCAAAGGGGCTCGGCGTATCAGGATAAGCGGTGGAGGAAACATAACGGTTGGCGGCCCGGAGCAGGCAACATTCGTCAAAGTAGTCGTTCTTCCCGGAGGAATCCGCCACATCCATTCCCAAATCCCAGTACATGAATCCGGCCACTTGCTGTTCACTGATGTACCGGGCCTTTTTCCTGATCGTATCCACACCGTTGAAGTGCAGCGTCTTCACTTTGCCTCCGCCGTAATTGAAGCTGGCGGAGTCCAGGGAAGAGTCTTGCCTCACACCGGCGCAGGTTGAAACAATATCCCGGTAAGCGCGAATATCGGCGCCCTGCCCCGCTCCCGGAGTTCCCTGGAACGGCGCGCTGAGCATGATCTTGGAGTCCGGATACCCCCATGAACGGTACGCTCCGCATGCGGAAACCATGCTGTTGTATCCGTTTACGTCAATTTGGGGGCCATAGTTCTGGAAGGTGAAGTAATCCA
This region of Akkermansia muciniphila genomic DNA includes:
- a CDS encoding tetratricopeptide repeat protein codes for the protein MRARLLLIPFIFSVPAYGQDIPSATAANPPGQVEYVPVRDLSQLPMDGGWTYGEVLDKAAAGDFRANMLAGEYWMGLYYLNRGDLPLACLEHMQHFFRNAATASGHPAPKLMMTDPYGIFGIFKAQPMQPEHAEWLAACRKLAEKGDMDAITALYTVTDLPEAELRRYLAPLEKKAASGDQDSLAQLAFIKVDWLKEDPAKVIEPLKKYRKNAKPVLLARTGELALALDGGPSGTGKDGREWRDTAIQFLSLAAEKGHAGAMRLLAEMTKETTPAQAGKLLAELRSRGDLETLLADLSAGMKGKMGGGKSSSLQPLFDQARKLGSNNAFAWYAQLISEARPPQERELRKAALDLLSLHDERGMPYLKEPLSFPPKKLHQLPPYAKTHKELELASQLGDADSSVQLGELWKEELANTQDSVGKAHEARENMRVWYRQAAEEGHPLARLRLAQMENPDLMDKPSAEPARTLLNDCLAKAAAGDFITLKGISEYATPEQWEQLTAALRKKAQRGDARSQADLAYLMLFSYRSEESGYPEALAWARLSAGQGDPCGMYVLGRALIYEFGLEKRMAEGDSWMFRGALKGHVDAADMWSSNNENLQPYSAMMHGLAARGHIPSLLFLANQTAYPQNTGETTILGNGSPSAYQQVKLTLNGGDASTPPWLRKPEQKGKEEDAQADAGAVPPWMTPSGRERQAPAPKTINPEAVKFWEQAVELGSLTALDELANYYETVAGNVQEPAERQQLLASAMTAATALVKKEDVRGFKRLARYYELGIGVQPNRELHKDYVLKAAETRDPEALVEKARLLIKGEDMEPDPKMALNILTDLEQNQTHAVSGMHFLLGYLHEEGLGTPQDMALAYQFYVKGAEQDDAKCMNNLGSMYERGTGVAKDLSEARKWYERAAELGNEDALANVERVREKLNMKKK